The segment ATACATCGATTTTCTGTCAAGAAACAAACTGAAGCACGAAGTtagcatgcttgccaactaaaatTGTCATGGTCATTTCACCAAACTAAgcatcaattttttttattttccatgtGTTCATACCTGACGTTCGGGcattattattttcttcttcttttgggaGCGTTATCGGAATCCAAAAAAAAGAAACAAGAGAAAAAAACGAGGAATGAACACATATCGTAGCTTGCAGGAAATACTTTAGGCGATACTTCCTTCCATCTTGTGTTACGCGAGATATAGCTCCAAGTTCTCGCTGGGCTTTATATGACGCCTACATGGGCAGATGGTCCGTTAGTTGAGACGTTGGTGGCCCATATCGATCAGAGAGAGAAAGTCAGCAAGGCACGTTCGCCCAAGGCACTccccgtcggcggcggcggcagcggtggCTCCCCGGTCCCAATGGCTTCCAGTTCGCCGGTGCGTTGCCTTTACTGTCGCTGCCGTCGACCTCCGCCGATCCCCCTTTTCCTATCTTGTCAAATCTCATTCCATATAGGAGTATATAGCATGGTGGTAACAGGGAGCATTACATGGTCACAGTAGCAGAGATGAGCAGCCATACACACTATTATTACCAGAATGCTAATTGAGTTGGAGATCCAGTGTCATTTCAATAAGCACGACACAACCAATTGTCGTGTAACACGATCGAGCACGACGGGAACAGATCCGTGTTAGTTAGTCCCAAATTTGTTTTGTCATTCTGTCCATTTTCTCCGCTTTGTTGGAGTCCAGGAGCATTTTGGAACATGTCGTTAATTCCATTTACAATGACTAGTAAAATACCTGCGTGATCTCAACAGACCTGCTTTACATGGAGAAACTGAACATTATAGTGAATAAATTCATTCACAAGAAGGGTGTGCAGTATTCAAATATTTTGCAGGTAAAATTAACTTCACACAAGGGGCTTCAGATTCTAGTAATTTGACAAGATACAAGCATACATGTGTTAGTTGATATGTAAACAAACCTGCGTTACATGGATAAACTAAACATTCTAGCGAATAAATTCAGTCCAGCCGTAATATATATCTAGAACGAGAAGGTTTGCAGTATTCAAATCTTTTGCAGGTAAAATTAACTTGAGGCAACGGGCTTCAGCTTGTAGTAATTTGAGAAGGTACAAGTATACAACAGACATTTGATTTGCTTTACCTAATCAAACCTTGTGTCCTGCTCTTAATCTAATTGTCTATCTTGTTAGGACTGTCTCACTTTCACCTGGGGCCTGATAGATGTGAGGCTAGGGGTGGAGCCGAAGAGGTCACATTTCCAGCAATCCCAAATTTCGCTTGGTTTGTTGCAACGAAGTTGTGATCTATATCGCTCTCTGCATCCATGGTACCTTCCAAGACCTTGACTACCTCAGACATTTTAGGCCTTCTTTTGCAATCAATCTGCAAACACCACATCGCGAGCTGCATCATCTGAATTACATCTTGCTCGTGTGCTGGCATGTCATTACCGTTCTTGTTCATGTCATCTATTCTCTTTGTTGCtaagtataagtcttttaaaagttcTTACTAAAAATTGGCGGGAAATGAAGCCTGGAAAATAGCTAACATGCAATAATAAATAAATCTCATGCACATATTGGCCTAGCCAACACCAATTAGTCCTTATTGGCCTAAGCCAAGGTTGATAGGGACTTATTGGCCTAGCCAAAGCCGACAGGAGCTTATTGGCTTCGCCAAGGCCGATAAGCTCCCGGAAGCCAGGCTGACAGGCCTATCGGCCTAACCAAGGCCGATTAGGACttattggtcttggctaggccgatAGGTTCCAATCGGCCACGCCTAAGCCGAGGCCGTGTTATTTTTGAAAATTCTGAATTTTgtgcaatatttttcaaaaagaataaataaaatgcaatattttaaaaaaaattagccTCGAAACTGGCAGAACTTAAAAGCACTTGTGATTTTGGACTAGTCGTACTAACAAATATCTGTCAATTTCTCTACTTTGTCGGAGCCTAGGAGCATGTGGAACATCCTGTTAATTTCAATTACAATGACTAGAAAAATACCCGCATTAGTTGACCTGAAAATGGACTTGCATTATTCAGAAATTGAACATTCTAATGAGTAAATTCAGTCCAGCTGCTGTAGAACAAGAAGGTTCGCGATATTGAAATACTTTGCAGCAGGTAAATTTAACTCGAGACAAGAGGCTTCAGATTATAGTATTTTGAGAAGATACAACAGACTTACCATTTCCTTTACATAAGAATATCTCATGTCCTGCTCATAATCTAATTATCTGGTCAAGATTTTCTCATTTCACCTGGGGCCTGATACATGTGAAGCTAGAGGTGGAACTGAGGAGACCACATTTGCAGCAGCGCCGAAATTCACTTGATTTGTGGCAACAAAGTTATGATCAATGTTGCTCTCTGCATTCATGGTTCCTTCCAAGACCTTAACTACGTCGGACATTTTAGGCCTTCTTTTGCAATCAATTTGCAAACACCACATTGCGAGCTTCATCATCTCAATTACATCCTGCTTGTGTGCTAGCATGTCATTACTGTTCTTGTCAATCAAATCTACCAAGTGAGCATTCTTCACCTTTTCTTCCAACAGGGTGATAAGATGGATGCTCTCTTCTGATAGAGAAGTGTCGAGGTTCTTTCTTCCGCAGATGACTTCCATGACCACAACACCAAAGCTATAGACATCGGCCTTTTCTGTGATTTGTGATGTTAACCATTCAGGAGCTAAATATCCAGGTGTGCCTCGCATTTTGGTAACCACTTGGCTCATATCCCTGTCAATGAGCTTGCATAGTCCAAAATCAGAAAGTTTAGCATTGAAGTCATCATCTAAGAGGATGTTTTGTGGTTTGACATCCAAATGGGCAATCTTTTTCGTGCACTCCTCATGAAGATAAGCGAGACCCTTAGCTATGTTAGTGATAATCTTGCACCGTGTGCTCCATTCTAGAGGAGGTGAATCATTGTCATTTCGACAGTAGATCCATCTGTCCAACGATCCTTTTGGCATGTACTCATATACCAAGAGCCTATGCGATTTCTCTGCACAGAAACCAATCAATCTCACCAGATTAATATGATGAATGCTGCCAATTGTCTGAACCTCTGCAGAAAATTCTCTTTTGCCCTGACCAGCTCGATCCAAACGTTTTACCGCAATCCGTTGATCAGCTAGCTCTCCCTTGAAAACAGACCCAAATCCTCCTTTGCCGAGCTTGTCTTTGAATTGTTCGGTAGCTGCTTTCAGCTGCTGAAATGTGAACCTCATTGGTGTTCCTTGTAGCTCCCcaaactcttcctcctcctccatcttatgTTGTAGTTGTGTTCTTCGTTTACGTATAAAGTAGGTGGCGAGGAACAAGATGGTAAGCAAAAGGAAACCAACTACAGGAGCTGAAATTGCAACAACTCTTCTTACAGAGGAGGATTCCGGTTTCGCCGATGCAGGCAGAGCACTTGGGGTCGTAGGTGTTACCTTTGGCGGGGGTGCAGGCAGAGCACTTGGGGTCGTAGGTGTTCCCTTGGCCGGGGGTGCAGGCAGGGGACTTTCAGCTGTAGGCGATATATTTTGAATGATCGGGGCACAAGCGTTAACGCGCCCCTCCGCGCCCTGACTGAGGTTCACACAAATGTCGAGCGCGTTCAAGCCCTGATCGAGCATCACGCCACCTCCAACCGGAATAGCGGCTGGCAACATGGTGGcaatggggaggaggaggagaggcaggAGGCGGAGAGCCGAAGAGGTACTCACCACTGCCATTTGTGTTATGATTTCTGATTGCACCAGCTAACTGGAACCGGTCTCACAATTGCAAACTTGTGATAGGGTTCCTGTGGCTGTGACAGACTGACAGCTAACGGAGTGGAAGAGTGGTAGGGGATAGCAGACAGGGACATGATGTGTCTGTTGAATCATTCCTACACGCTTGTTTGCTTGTTAGTCCATTTCAAATTATATGTACGTACGACTTcaaggaaaataaaaaggaattacATCTGTATATAATGTCGTTTGATGATTTTACTGGTGTTTCTCAGAGTGTGATCTTTTTTTTtgctgcttgttttgatgattataATGTCGTTTGATGATTTTACACTCTTTCGCATCCATTTTGAAAGAATAAAAAACGTACTTCTAGACTTCTAATATAATTATTCCATATATAACATAGTGTTACACTCGGTGTTTTTGACCAGGGTATTTTTGCCCAGATCACACATCTTTGTTCATTACCGATCTGCCGTATGCTTTGTGGCAACACTTAGATCTGGAATCTTGAGTCAGCAGCAGAGATGTAGAGTGAATATCACTATTCAAGAAGTACCTTCGGGTTCAGGGCATGCTGAAGCTCACAGCATGGTTGGCAGCTGCTTGGAAGGTATTGGTGGCCTTGTTGACTGGCCTAGCTATCATGCCATCAACCTTGGAGCCATCTCTTACTCGCCATAACTCTGCGGGTTTGCGTGCTAAAGAGGGTGGCAAAAGCTTTCTGATTTTTACGAACATTTTGAAGCGCCAAATCTGAGGCTGCTTCAGTGTTTTGGTTGCATCGTGGACTAATAAATGTATCTTGCAGATTGTATCAAACTACCGGTAGAGGAAGACCACACAATGCCGAGT is part of the Hordeum vulgare subsp. vulgare unplaced genomic scaffold, MorexV3_pseudomolecules_assembly, whole genome shotgun sequence genome and harbors:
- the LOC123415201 gene encoding G-type lectin S-receptor-like serine/threonine-protein kinase SD2-5, with translation MAVVSTSSALRLLPLLLLPIATMLPAAIPVGGGVMLDQGLNALDICVNLSQGAEGRVNACAPIIQNISPTAESPLPAPPAKGTPTTPSALPAPPPKVTPTTPSALPASAKPESSSVRRVVAISAPVVGFLLLTILFLATYFIRKRRTQLQHKMEEEEEFGELQGTPMRFTFQQLKAATEQFKDKLGKGGFGSVFKGELADQRIAVKRLDRAGQGKREFSAEVQTIGSIHHINLVRLIGFCAEKSHRLLVYEYMPKGSLDRWIYCRNDNDSPPLEWSTRCKIITNIAKGLAYLHEECTKKIAHLDVKPQNILLDDDFNAKLSDFGLCKLIDRDMSQVVTKMRGTPGYLAPEWLTSQITEKADVYSFGVVVMEVICGRKNLDTSLSEESIHLITLLEEKVKNAHLVDLIDKNSNDMLAHKQDVIEMMKLAMWCLQIDCKRRPKMSDVVKVLEGTMNAESNIDHNFVATNQVNFGAAANVVSSVPPLASHVSGPR